The Strix uralensis isolate ZFMK-TIS-50842 chromosome 4, bStrUra1, whole genome shotgun sequence genomic interval AGAGGCCGGCAGCGAGCTGAGGGGCTCTTGGTTTGGCTTGGTGGGGTGTTTCATATGGCCTGAGTTTATATAGCTAATGAATAGAGCCCTTTCTGCATTTCAAGCCTGAAGCAGCACTCCTCTCAGCAAGGAGACACAGATGTGCTCCATCTTCCCTGAGCAGGGTTAAGCAAACTCCGCACCTTGCTTCCCATCACACCTTCCCACATCTACACAcatctacacacacacataaacttCCGTAGCCTTTGTGCAATGCTAACTCCACTCTGGCTGCTTGCCTAGGTTTGGCTTTTGCCAATTCCCTCACACTACTTAACAAGCtagctttaatgtatttttttttttaaatcactcagAGAAGCACATCACCAAGGCACATCTGTCCCCAGCAAGGCAGAAGCTGGGCTGGTGAAGGGCAGTGGCACCCTGTGTCCTGCCGCaggggcacagggcagccccccaAGCTCACGCCTGACTCCTTACCGTGCTCAGGAGCAATGGGGCTGTCTCtctcccaggggctgcagcagtgctggggagcagaagggCCCCTCCCCAAagcccagcccacccccagcacctgGGCTGAGTCCTGGGCAGCTCAGGAGGGCCACCCACAGCTGGGGAGAGCCTAGAAATCAGCCCTGAGAGGCTACTGCTGTAATTAATGAAGAATTTAGGCAGCTACTCACCAGATGCCTAATTTTTGAGTGCTGGCTGCAGGTCTGTGCTCCCCATCCACACAGGGAAAGCCCCAGCACCCCTAAAGAAAAAGCTTTACCCTGCTttgggctgggggtgcccaggctCACAGTGCCAGCAAAGCACGAGTGTGTTGGAGAGCGCAGAAGAGGGACAATAAACTCTCCTGTGCTATGAACATCTCGAGGTCTCTGCAGCAGTGGCAGGGACCCCTGGCGCTGTGTGGCTCCCCTGGACCCTTCTCTGGGTGGATCCCAATGGGGTGAGTGGTGGCAGCCCAGCCAGTCCCAGCATGTCCCTGGTCCCACAGATCCTCAGTGCAATGCCAGGGGGTCCTGGAGGAAAATCTGTCATGGCTGACTAGCAGCTGGAGTGCAACATGCCAAAAGAGCATCCCAGGGCTGGAGGCCAGGGCTGGTGCTGCCAAGCGCTTCCTGGGGCAGGGTCTTCCATCCTGAGCAGTGAGCATCTCGCCAGATTCACTGTCTGCTGGGCAAATGGCTGCCCTCACATTGTGTTGGCTGGCACGACAGGATGCTTTCCGTTGCAAACACCAAGAGCAAAGTGCTGgtcccacagccccagcacacagcctTGGGCCTCAGGTGCCCCAGGGCGAGATCCTTCAGTGCAGCAGAAGCCCAGCCAGCACTGGGGATGCTCACAGTGATGTCAGGGCACAAACACACAGACCAGGGCTGGTCTTCTTGGTATGGCTGGGCTCCTCACAGCCCCTCTCAGGGGCTGCCAGCCAACAGCACGGCCAAactggcagctccagccccacagtGGGGCAAGGGGGGCTCCCCACAAACAGCATGGGAACCCCCAAAGCTATTACTGGGGACCTGCTGCCCCGGGGATGGCTGCAGGCTTCAGCCAGCTCCCTGGCCTGGGGCTTCAGACAGCTCAGGGCAAGGGAGGGCAGcagcaaaacccaaacccaccacAGCTTCTCTACACCCTGGGGGGCTAAACAacacccagcctcctccctgcacccccactgCCCAAATGCGCTCACACCCACTATCACATCCCCTCCTGGATGCGGGTCTTTTCCCATCTGCCCGGGAGTGCCCACAGCTGTGGGtctgccccagctgctgggagagacctggagcaaaacaggaaaaaaaaaaaaaaagaaagaaagaaaaagaaagcatttaaagaaagggaaaaaaggggaaaaaaggggtgggaatgaaaaaagagaggaataaaaggaataaaagacaaaaataaaaagccaggggaaacagataaaaaataaaaaagataaaaaagaggaaaaaaggggaaaaaaaagggggggggggaaggaaaaacacagaaacaattgattacaaaagggaaaaaaataaaaaaaataaaaaagaaaaataataaaaaagcacaaaataaagcacaaacaTAAAAAGTAGAGGTGCAAAAGAAGTGAAATGAACAGCATGAAGAGCATACCCACCTGTCACCCTCAtgagcagctgggggaaaaagaaaagctggtgaAGCAGCAAAACCAATCCAGCAAAACCCTagcctaaaaaaacccaaccccctaaaaaacccccaaaccgcACAAACCAACCACGCCAGAAACAAAAGCCTCGAGTGCTGaagctggggctgctctggggaggggTCAGGTTTGTCGTCCTCGAGAGGAGTGGAGACACCGGAGCCAGGCAGCTTTGCCCGGGGCACAGTGTGCACAGAGGCTGGGCAGATTTGGGGTCTGGGACACAATGCAGTGGTTGGATTTCCATCCTTCCATCCCTCCAGACCTGCTTCCCTCTCTGCAATGCACTCTCCAGGCAGGTCCAGCAACAATTTTGGATggattttttcctatttccagGTTTGACTTTGGACACTAGAAGACAATCACTTGAACTTTCATTTTTCAGGGGGTAAATGGAAAGCTTAGCTTAGCTCTAAGGAGATCCCTCAGAGCTCTACAATGCTCCCAGCAGAAATCTGGGATGGGTTTGGGACAGATGTATGTGGGCACGGTTTGGCTGCTGAAGCCTGGCTGCCAGGACTGAGCCCCTAGGCACCCTTGGGCTCAGCCAATGTGCTCGTAggtccgcccccccccccccccccccccccaggccagaGACACCaacccagcagctgcaggggcaGGAATTTACCCTGATGCTGTACAACTTTGCTGAGGCCCTCTGTGGAGCTGAGCTTCCCAGGATAACAGACAACATTTCCCAGCGGTGTTGGACACTGCCGATCCCCCAGTGTTTAACACCCTGGCACGGAGGGGTTCATCGATGCTGCCCACACTCATGGGATGGTTTCTTGGGGAAGGAGACTCGGAGGCATGGACCAGCACCAGTGTGCTGGCACTGGTGTGCGCCAGGAGACCCAGCCTGGTGTCTCATTAATTATTGTGCCTGACAAGGACTGTGGTGCAAGCAGTTTGAAAGGATCTACCTCCAAAATCCTGCCCTTGTCACTGCGCGGGGTGAGCAGGCAGGCACgacctgagctgctgctgagcaaGGACAAGAGGCAGGACCACCTTCCTGGAAAATATACAGCATTTCATTACATTAGGTGGGTGTTTATGTTTATGCTTGGGTATTTTCtgatgtgtttcttggtctcaCTTGGATTTTCCCCTCCCTAATTCTTCAACctagtctagtggaaggtgtccctgcccatggcagaggggttggaactagatgatctttaaggtcccttgcaacccaaaccattctgtgattctataattaaCTTCCCCTGCTGAAAACATGAGACTAGAGACAGGGGAACATCATATATGGGGCATCTTATATACATACCTGACATATGCACACCTCCTGTAATTGGGCATCATTATACACACACACCTTATAGAAGCACCCAAGGACAGGTGAGCACACCCATCCGCCTCTTACTGTGTTAAGGAGAGGCACAGTGCAGAACCCAAATCCCAGATGACGCAGGCACAGTGGGATGATGAAGCGGGATCCCAGAGGAGCCAAATTTGGGGCGGGACACAGGCAGGAGGTCGCTGCCATGCCTGAGGAAGGAGGGCTGGCTAGTTTCAGCCTAGCACACCAccaattttcataatttttcacaTCCTGATGAGCTGTTATGCATCCCCCTAGATTGCAGTGATTTTACAAGCAATTATCTTCCATCTGGTTTAAGCCATACACAAGTTTTTGTTCAAACCAGGCTGAATAGGTGGCGACTCAACAGCAAGCTTCTGGGAAATTACAGCTTGATTCATACAGGGTAGTCACAAAAGAGACCAAATATCTGGGTTTATACCCAAATAGCCCATTACCCAGATTGCTTCCACAAGCACAGTGTAATCAAACCCACCTCTGACCTCTAATGGCCCTGAATCCTTCCGAGTACACACAgtatgctgctgcttctggttttaTTATTCCCCAGATCTGAAAACATTGCCACTGTACTGAAGAGCATCTCAGCTGGCACATACACCTAGGTGGGGCTGCTCACAGGGGAAAAGCACCTTTAGTcccagcaaaagcaagaaaactcactTCTCCACACATCTGGAGGTGCACACAAGCCCTGGTCACCTCTGTTTTAACCCAGAGCCACCTCTAGACCACAACTATTGCAGAACTGTCCCAAGAAACAAGCTCACCACTGCAAGATTTGGAGAGTGGCCCAAGACTAGCAGCAGCCATCTCACATGCCACTTGCCCCAAAACAGCTGCAAACTCTCTGTATTCTTGCCTGGCGAAAGAGATATTTAAGATCTGGCTGCTCTAGTCACGACTGAGCTCTTAAAAAGCCCCAGGTGGCATCGGTCTGTCCGCCCACAGGAAGCCACCCAAGAGGAGCCAGTTGCTTCAGCAAACACCAGTAACCTGGGGTGGTATTTGctagatatttatttttcagcagtcTCGGGTCATGATGCCCGCCGTCTGCCTTCCAAAGGCTGAATAAATAAGCTGCTCTGACCTTGGTGGCTCCACGGTCCCTCTTTCCCTGAGCCTGAGCACCTTGCTGTGCCACATACAGCACCCGCCGCCCCTTCTGCTGCAGCTCTCGGGGGGCTCTGCTGCCAGcccaaggaggggaaaaagaagttcaTGATCTCAGAAAGCAGCAAACTTTTGGGCACCTGCATGTACAACCCCCGGCTATCGGTCATTTTGGGTGGGAGTCACCCTGACCCAGCATCTGTGCAACATGATCACAGCGGAGCAGGGAACTGCATCAGGCCACCATCTCCTCACAGAGCAGTTGTCCCCACCTAATCACTACCCTGGGACAATTTGGTCTGCTTGCACCCCAAAAGTGTGGGGTCCTTCCTCACATGGGGCTGGAAGGACCATTTATTGGCCTGACCACACACGGCTTTGCCACTTGTGGGATGCACGGGATACTTTGCCTGGCACATCTCCTCTTGTCGTTCATGTTGCGCCCATCATCCATCATGGGCAGGAGGACCCTGCCTGAGGTCCCACAGCAATGCATCCCCATTTTGCTGAGTTAATGATTAAAATCAGTCTGATTTTGGAGGCGCTGGCACCCAGGCTGTGGCAGGCAGGCCAAGGATGCTTGCCCTCTGCCCCACCAACGGGATTAATCATTCACCTGGTAATTGGCAACCCATCCATATAAAAGCCAGGATGGGTTTCCCAGTGCCATTTTTCAGCAGGAGGAGGGAAACCAGCCCCAACATGAAGGCAGCTCTcgccctgctgctgcttttagcCACTACGCACGCCGAGCACAGAGGTAAGGGCATTTATCACGTGCCTGGGGCTTTGCTCTCCCCTGGGGATGAGGGGTATGAGGCTGGGGACCATCAGCTCCGGTGGTTTTCAGtggcctcccctctccccagcccactCCCAAATCACCCGGTAGGAatcagagagaggaaagggaaggcatGGGGTGATGTTTTGACACCCGTGACATCCCTTTGGGGTGATGCTGGAGAAGCTGGGAGAGGAAGAGTCTGGGCTGGGGTTGGGggcggagggaggaggaggggacagtGTCACAGGGCCCAGCTTCTTCCCTTTGCAAGGGAAAACAAGATTTTCTGACCCCCTTCACAAGCACCATTTCACTGTAAAACCCATCCCTCAGATGGAAACAATGCTCTGTGCCACCCCTTACCGCCTTCACAGCTCCAAAATCACCCACTTGCCAAAAAACTCCCTTGAAACTTACTTCTCCTACACCactttatgaaaacaaaaagaaatgcaacaaGTTGGCACTTATAGCAGGACCAATAGCCACTGTTCCTGCAAGGAAAGGGAATTGCCTTTTACCATAGCTTCCTCTTTTTAACCTGGTGCTACCAGCCTTGCAAAAGCCCCCTCACCCTTTCTTTCCCACTGAAACAATGTGACCTTCAGTGTAACAGCACATAACCCTTCAGTTTTGGGGAGATGACCCTGCTCTGCACTGTAATATCAGTAAATAGCGGTATCAGTATTTACCCTGCCGGTACCAAAGTCTAACCAATGCCATTTGTAGCAAAAATCAATGCCATTTTTCCAGGGATGAGAGTCACTGGGGATGTCTTCATGGCTGGGTGTTCCTGATCTCTGGGTTCCTGTCTCCAGAGCTCCCAGCCTTTACACTCTCCAAAACCTGCCAGAAAAACCAACACCACGCAtttcaaacacacagaaatatcCATTTGGTCAAGGGGTGAACACATCTAATGTTTTACCTGTAGCTGTCACAGCTACAGCGAAGGGTTTTCCCCCTGCCCCTTTCtttgcagagctggagcagcagcttttGCTGGTCTGCAGCACCGTGCCAGCATCTCTCCAGGGACTACGGCCAAGTCTGACTTGAGAAAAGAAGCAACtgcataaaaaaataacaatccTCAAGGGAATAAAGCAAGAGCCCCGCAGACTTTGGACCGCATTTTGTGGTGGCGTAGCATCTCTCATTCCCATGCCGTTGCTGCTGCCACCAGGGAGGAAAGCAGAAAGTGAGAACAAAATAGAGGGCCAAGTGGGAACAGGCAGTTCCCCAAATGATCATTTTCCCTGGCAAAAAGCAAAAGACCCAAGTTATTTTCTGTAGGAGAGTCAATTAAGCAGAGTCATgctgctttgttgttttgttggggtttttttctgcaaggaGAAAGGTTGCTGGAAATGAGCTCTATTGCCACCCAAAGAGAGGGCATCAGAGGTGGTACTGCCAGGGAAAGCAAAGCCAGCATTTTCCCAAACCCCAGCCCCAGGAGATGCAGGCTTGCCGGGTCCCAGCTCCCTGGCCACTACCCAGGCTGCACCCAAGTGAGCCAAGGCACAAATCCTGCTCTCAAATCCTTTTTCTGCACTTACAGGTAAAGCTTATGTCCGGGACAAAGTCTGCCAGGAGTTCAAGGCCCTGGGGAAGGAGAACTTCCGAACCCTGTAGGTACCTCCTGCTGTATTTGCCCTCCCAGGACACTCAGCAAGCCAAGAccacaaaaaattaaataaaaataatcttagaaAGGAGAAGATTTATTCACTCCCTGCAAATGAGGACTCCAATGGCTTGTAACAGGAGAAAAGTTTACTTTATTGTTGAACTCCTCAAAAACAATTAGATGCCTAAATAATTAGCAATTCTAACAGAGATGGCCCACGATCCCCTGGGAAAGGGCAACCTCCAGCCTGATACCTGCTCTGGGTCTTTCCGGGCTGTTTCCCAAGGAATACGCTGCTATTTCTTGTAGCactgcagctgctcctctccagctgacAGTGGTAAAACCTGTTTTGACAGAATGGTGctgcaatgtgatttttttttttttataagagaGATAAACATGCCACCAGCTCATCCTCTCCTTGTTCCCTGCTCCCAGAACCATTATCGCTAACAGCAGAAAATTCTCCAATGCCACCTTCGAGGAGATCAGTCACCTCGTTGGCGAAATCGTCTCCCTGGCTGAAACCTGCTGTGCTGAAGGTGCTGACCCCTCCTGCTACGATGCTGGGGTGAGTCCAACCGAAACTGGGTGATGGACCCCAAAACTGGGAGTGGGTGGACAGGATGGCCCCTGGCATGtaacctcctctccctcccacagtCCTCAGCTCTGTCGGCCAAATCATGCGGTGAGAACTCGCCTTTCCCAGCCCACGCTggcacagctgggtgctgtgcccaggaggggctggagcagaAGCTGTGTCTGGCCGCCTTGCAGCACCCGCCCCAGGAGCTGCCCCGCTACCTCCAGCCCTCCAACGAAGAGCTCTGCCAGGCCTTCAAAAAGGACCCCAAGGACTTTGCCGACAGGTAAGCCTGGCTGGGGATGGCGCTCAGTCTCGCCGATAACGCCCGGTTGAGCCCAGGTGTGTGCTGGTGCCAGCTGACGTCCGAGTGCTCACCAAGCAAACCTCTCTCGGTCTCACCCCACTTCCATCATGGCTGTGGGGCCACCGGTGCATCAGAGTAAAAGGTTGGGGTGTCCAGCATTTGCACAAGCCCCAGGAACAGGATTTTACCAATGTGATGAGGTGTGCCATTGCCTGTGCGAGCAGCTGGAGAAGGGCCACCAGCCTGAGCGATGGCTTGGCACAATAAGCCAGAAGCATGGGGTGGTACCTGGAGAGGGCTCCCATCCCCTAACACCCCAAAAACCCTACATCTCCTGCACCCGAGCACCCGATCACGGAGTACCAGGTGTTCTCAGCCCACCTCCGCCACAGGTTTCTCCACGAGTACGCCAGCAGCTATGGCCAGGCGCCCCTGCCCGTGCTCCTTGGCTCCACCAGGACCTTCCTCTCCATGGTCTCTACCTGCTGCATCTCCCCTGCACCCACTGCCTGCTTCCTGAAGGAGGTGAGGCCCTTTGGAGCCCTGGGCTCATCCTCATCCTTGCTCCTTGGCGAGTCGGGTGAGAACCATGCCGACAGCCCAAGGAGACGTGGCTGGGAAAGGCTTGCATTTCCCTTGGAGGACACCTCCATCTTCTTTTTGTGGCAGAAACTGGAAAGGAAAaccctctccctcctcaccctGATGTCAAACCGGGTTTGCTCCCGCTTCACGGAGTATGGGAAGGACAAAGTCACTTTCAGGTAAAAGGGGGAAATGGCCTTTTCTCTCCTTGAACATGGGTCAGGGTGGGAGTGTGTTCCTATTTCCAGCTGCGGATCCTGCTCTCAGGCAGCATTCACAAAGCTAAATTTTAATTAAGATGTAAAAACAAGATGTGTTGTAGCATCCTGTGGGAATGCTCTGTGTATAATGGAGGCACAGAGTGAGCCCCGTGGCTCCGCATTATCTCCCTCCCGCACCTCTACATGGCGAAACCCCTTCTCTGAGTTGTtagcaggggaaggggagctgaGCTCCCTAAGCCCCTTGTATGCCTTGTGCCTGCCCAGCTACCTCACCTCACTTGCTCAGAAGATGCCCAGTGCTTCCTTCGAGGACCTTTTCCCCCTGGCAGAAGATGCTGCTGAGGTGTTTTCTGAGTGCTGCGACTCGGTGGCTGAGGACTGTATGCAGAAGAAGGTAGGAGAGACAGgaccccaccccaaaaccacatCCCAAGTCACAGCAGGGGCTTAGGGAGAGAACCCCATCACAGTGAGGGGGTCGCAGCCTCACCAGGCCCGGCAGGATACCAAACCCCACAcaccctctgctcccctctctgCAGCTATCGGAGCACATGGCCAAGGTCTGCAGTGCACTGACAGCCCGAGACAAAAGGTTTGCTGACTGCTGCAAGGGGACAAACCTCATGCAAAACTATTTCTGCATCTCGGCTTTGCCACCAGCACCCGCCCCCAAACTGCCAGAGGCTCAGAAGCCAATGAACAAGCAGCTGTGCAGTGAGGATGGGGCTCTCCACGCCAAGAGGTGAGCGGTACCCATGCTGGCTGAGTGTCTGACCCTTCCTGCTTCCCTTGTCTTCATTATATGCTTTGATTATTATTAGGATAACCAGGGGAGCATCCTCTCTTCTCGCAGAAGTGTTGCCCCCAGGAGCTGCACAAAGATGCGAAAAGCAGCCCCTATCCCACGCTGAGCAGCACTGGTAGTAAAAACTCATACGGCGACTCATTCTTCCTGCTCCAGGTACCTGTTTGAGCTAGCACGGAGACACACCAGCGTCCCCGACACCTTCCTTGGCAAACTATACGATGCCTGTGAAAAAGTCAGGGGGGAGTGCTGCTCTGCCAAGGACACCTCCGCCTGCCTGGACAGCAAGGTGAGGGGCAGGGATGGCTCCGGTGTCTCACCCTGCTCTTCCCACCCTGGCCCTGTGTCACCCAAAATCCCCACAGAGGCTTTTCCCAGCCTGCTCACAGCCATCCTCTGCCACTCAGCGCCAGCAGATGGGAGAAGAGCTGCCCCGCTTCCTGGAAAAGGCCAACCAGCTCTGCGGACAGTACACTGAGTTAAATTTCCTCGACTTCAAGAAGAGGTAAGCCTTTGCCCCctgcccaaaactggatgcaATCAGAATTTGGCCAAAATTTTGAGGGTGCATGAATGGAGCCAGTGGTTTTGAGGCTAAATAGCAGCAAAATATGGGGAAGCATGACACATCCACTCATGCTCCCCCCCCCCGAAAATGCGCACGGGAATTTAATGCCCTCGGGTCCCTGCACTGCAGGCTGCGGGAGAGTTTGACACAGATGATGCCAGAGGCTGGCCCTGAGCTGCTGGGGCAGTTGGTGGAGCAGCGAGCCGACTTCGCCTCTACCTGCTGCTCCCATAACTCACCACCCCTCTACTGCGCATCCAAGGTAAAGCTGTGGCCCCACACCACCCCGCGCCGTGCTGGCGGCCAGCCCCTGCACTCCGGGGCTGACCCTCAGCTCTTTTCCTCCCTGGTTCGCAGGTGAGCTCAATGCTGGGAGAGGCATGCAACGGGGGATCCTGCCTGCTGAGTTAGGTGCCTAGAGGTGAGCAGATGGGGCGGGGGTCTGGCACACCAGCATCGGGGACCACTTCTCCAGCGATGCATGGATGGAAAAAGAGCATGAGGGAAGCCAGCTGGAGGACGCCCTGCAGACGTCTGCTCTTCTTTGTGCTAGGAGAGGAAGGTGACACCGAGCCCATGGCTCCCTGTCGCCTGCCAGCATCACCACCAATGTATTCCTGCAGCCATAATAAAAGACTTAAAAAAGCACCCTCGCTGCTGCTGGAAAGGTTTTCTGCACCCCCAGTGcagtggggagggctgggaaggggcatGGCCCTGGCTCTACaggcaggaggaaaaggaggagagatcCCTGCTTTAGTCCTGGGAGCTAATGGTTGAAAAAATTAATCAAGAACACCGAAAACACTCATCAAGTGCTCCCAAAGATGGCTCTCTGTGGGTATTTGGATATTCAGCTAGCTGGAGGCACTAGCCCATCACCCAAGGTGGGGCCTCTGGGCACCCCTGCAGCCCAAACTTCCCTGCTCCATACCCCAAATCCTGCTCCCCTGCCCATATGAGactcctgcagcctccctgcctgcctgccaagctgagcccagccctgccaagcACCGGCTGAGTTTTGGGGTGCTGTGGGCAAAGCAGCCCTGGCTTGGGAGGTAAGAGGATGGCAAACCCACATGGGAAAACAACGGGAAAATCCCCTGAGCCCAAATTTGGCATTTTTTTACAGGAGAACAAGATCTAAATATACCAAGGAAAGCAGATAATGATACCTCAGGGCACAGAGCTCTGCTGTGCATAGATAAACCAGCAAATTAAAACAGCTTGTGCTGTGGCAATAAAACACGGATGAGCTGAAGTGATGatcaaaggaaaacaataaaggaaataaaGGGATACAAAAGGAGCAGTGGACTTACCAGTGGGGCAGAGGGGCTCCATCCGGAAAGGAAAAGCTCCACAAGAGGCAGAGAATTAATGGCCAAAATTGGGAGAAATCAATTTAAAGCTAAT includes:
- the GC gene encoding vitamin D-binding protein is translated as MGFPVPFFSRRRETSPNMKAALALLLLLATTHAEHRGKAYVRDKVCQEFKALGKENFRTLTIIANSRKFSNATFEEISHLVGEIVSLAETCCAEGADPSCYDAGSSALSAKSCGENSPFPAHAGTAGCCAQEGLEQKLCLAALQHPPQELPRYLQPSNEELCQAFKKDPKDFADRFLHEYASSYGQAPLPVLLGSTRTFLSMVSTCCISPAPTACFLKEKLERKTLSLLTLMSNRVCSRFTEYGKDKVTFSYLTSLAQKMPSASFEDLFPLAEDAAEVFSECCDSVAEDCMQKKLSEHMAKVCSALTARDKRFADCCKGTNLMQNYFCISALPPAPAPKLPEAQKPMNKQLCSEDGALHAKRYLFELARRHTSVPDTFLGKLYDACEKVRGECCSAKDTSACLDSKRQQMGEELPRFLEKANQLCGQYTELNFLDFKKRLRESLTQMMPEAGPELLGQLVEQRADFASTCCSHNSPPLYCASKVSSMLGEACNGGSCLLS